One region of Synechococcus elongatus PCC 11801 genomic DNA includes:
- a CDS encoding DUF3122 domain-containing protein, whose translation MRWLIWGWCLLLLLGSPSLPAIAAIHHYPEGGDREMIRSLQSLRDARDQSWQVIFYERRQGSDRIASRLRLVGFPAVRLSRQTPLIVEQTGRQLSLPNVTDQDTQLSANVAEFDSETLLPLLDRITPLRLQLDNEVMLTVPPFMVKEWAAIGHE comes from the coding sequence ATGCGTTGGCTGATATGGGGATGGTGCTTGCTTCTCCTGTTGGGAAGTCCGAGCCTGCCTGCGATCGCGGCAATTCATCACTATCCCGAAGGGGGCGATCGCGAAATGATTCGCTCCTTGCAAAGTCTGCGCGATGCAAGGGATCAATCTTGGCAGGTGATTTTCTATGAACGTCGCCAAGGCAGCGATCGCATTGCTTCCCGACTGCGCTTGGTAGGTTTTCCAGCCGTGCGCCTCTCGCGGCAGACGCCCTTGATCGTGGAGCAAACGGGTCGGCAACTGTCCTTGCCCAACGTGACGGATCAAGATACTCAGCTCAGCGCCAATGTGGCAGAGTTCGACAGCGAGACGCTGTTGCCACTCCTCGATCGCATCACCCCTCTGCGGCTACAGCTAGACAATGAAGTGATGTTGACGGTACCGCCGTTTATGGTCAAAGAATGGGCTGCGATCGGGCATGAGTGA
- a CDS encoding DUF3082 domain-containing protein, translating into MSDEQQTKQTQPTETTAGNPPPTLPSCWSGSAVSGAIAVGGYFLTLSIASSFAAKPLPTGNAFAQNIAVAVRTLVVGMGALATGIFGIVALGLFLLGIQVGLQSLRKAQS; encoded by the coding sequence ATGAGTGACGAACAGCAGACCAAGCAGACCCAACCGACTGAAACTACCGCTGGCAATCCACCGCCAACCTTACCGAGCTGTTGGAGTGGTTCCGCTGTCTCAGGAGCGATCGCGGTAGGCGGCTACTTTCTGACGCTGTCAATCGCCAGTAGCTTTGCGGCTAAACCGCTGCCGACTGGCAACGCCTTCGCTCAAAACATTGCGGTTGCAGTGCGGACGCTGGTAGTTGGCATGGGTGCGCTTGCCACAGGCATTTTTGGCATTGTGGCCTTGGGCCTGTTTCTACTCGGGATTCAAGTGGGGCTACAAAGCTTGCGCAAAGCCCAAAGCTAG
- a CDS encoding methylated-DNA--[protein]-cysteine S-methyltransferase — translation MQLTDSMIHWSPTSRSLVSSSGVSQLIYGLHSTPFGDCLIAKTAIGICQLEFFDSLSPAEAEPWLQAAWPDAAIHYQPTETTMIAQQLFRYETADPSLFRLHVHGTPFQQQVWRSLLQIPRGVTTTYQALAIAIGRPNAARAVGNSVGKNPIAYLIPCHRVIQQSGELGGYRWGRDRKQKLLNWEAKVC, via the coding sequence ATGCAACTAACAGATTCGATGATTCACTGGAGTCCTACATCGCGATCGCTAGTTAGTTCATCTGGGGTCAGCCAACTGATCTACGGATTACACAGCACTCCTTTTGGAGATTGTTTGATTGCAAAGACGGCGATCGGCATCTGTCAGCTTGAGTTTTTTGATTCTTTAAGCCCTGCGGAAGCTGAGCCATGGTTGCAAGCGGCTTGGCCTGACGCAGCAATTCACTATCAGCCGACTGAAACGACCATGATTGCTCAGCAGCTCTTTCGTTATGAAACTGCTGACCCCAGCCTGTTCCGGCTGCACGTGCACGGCACACCCTTTCAACAGCAAGTCTGGCGATCGCTGCTTCAAATTCCTAGAGGGGTAACGACCACTTATCAAGCCTTAGCGATCGCGATCGGACGCCCCAATGCTGCCCGTGCAGTAGGCAATTCGGTTGGCAAAAATCCGATCGCATACCTCATTCCTTGCCATCGCGTTATACAACAGTCCGGCGAATTGGGTGGCTATCGTTGGGGACGCGATCGCAAACAGAAACTCTTGAATTGGGAAGCGAAAGTCTGTTAA
- a CDS encoding bifunctional nicotinamide-nucleotide adenylyltransferase/Nudix hydroxylase, producing MKYDVAVYIGRFQPFHNGHLSVVQRSLEVAQHLLILTGSHLASPDTRNPWSSEEREEMIRAALPANWQKRVSFIPIRDHLYSDNLWLTEIQQKVLEEAGEEARIVLVGHRKDRSSYYLDLFPQWDFLEVPRLEAVHSTAVRDAYFSGSEESNYAAALPAGVADYLTAYQQTGRYQWLRDEADYIKGYRRAWAVAPYAPTFVTTDAIVIQSGHVLVVRRKARPGKGLIALPGGYIQQDETVLEGMLRELREETGLKVPKPVLQGSIVENRVFDAPQRSQRGRIITHAFCIHLKPGPLPSVRGGDDAEKAWWMSLADLYAHEEQFFEDHFQIIQHFVSRT from the coding sequence ATGAAATACGACGTTGCCGTTTATATCGGCCGTTTTCAACCTTTTCACAATGGTCATCTGTCAGTGGTGCAGCGATCGCTTGAGGTCGCGCAACATCTCCTGATTCTGACTGGTAGCCATCTCGCGTCACCCGATACGCGCAATCCTTGGAGTTCTGAAGAACGCGAGGAAATGATTCGGGCAGCGTTGCCTGCCAATTGGCAAAAACGAGTCAGCTTTATCCCCATTCGGGATCACCTCTACAGCGACAATCTTTGGCTGACGGAAATTCAGCAAAAAGTCCTCGAAGAAGCTGGCGAGGAAGCCCGCATTGTTTTAGTCGGTCACCGCAAGGATCGCAGTAGCTATTACCTCGATCTCTTTCCCCAGTGGGATTTTTTGGAAGTGCCGCGACTGGAAGCAGTTCACTCCACTGCTGTTCGCGATGCCTATTTCAGCGGTTCTGAAGAGTCAAACTATGCCGCTGCTTTACCTGCAGGTGTTGCAGACTATCTGACGGCGTATCAGCAAACGGGTCGCTATCAATGGCTGCGCGATGAGGCCGATTACATCAAAGGCTATCGGCGAGCTTGGGCTGTCGCGCCCTACGCACCGACGTTTGTGACCACCGATGCGATCGTGATTCAGTCGGGGCATGTGCTGGTCGTTCGTCGCAAGGCACGTCCAGGCAAAGGCTTGATTGCACTGCCAGGAGGCTATATCCAGCAAGATGAAACCGTGCTGGAAGGAATGCTGCGGGAACTGCGCGAAGAAACAGGATTGAAAGTTCCGAAGCCAGTTCTACAAGGATCGATTGTCGAAAATCGCGTCTTTGATGCACCGCAGCGATCGCAACGGGGACGCATCATTACCCACGCCTTTTGCATTCACCTTAAACCTGGGCCTTTACCATCCGTGCGCGGCGGCGATGATGCCGAAAAAGCTTGGTGGATGTCCCTCGCGGATCTCTATGCTCACGAAGAGCAATTCTTCGAAGATCACTTCCAAATTATTCAGCATTTTGTCAGTCGAACTTAG
- a CDS encoding ABA4-like family protein — translation MLAELFFNGANLAVLPFWLLLIGRPRWEWTQRIVGSPYPFAVLAIAYLILLVTSVSPESAAALASPKLADIAKAFADPGVTAAGWLHFVVLDLFVGRWVAQTAVEKPGLPVRHSLVLCLFAGPLGLLSHLITQAIWQWWQQRQATSTTTA, via the coding sequence ATGCTGGCTGAGCTCTTTTTTAACGGTGCCAATCTGGCCGTCTTGCCCTTTTGGTTATTGCTGATTGGCCGTCCGCGCTGGGAATGGACACAGCGGATTGTCGGCTCGCCTTATCCTTTTGCGGTACTGGCGATCGCCTATTTGATACTGCTGGTTACGTCCGTATCGCCCGAATCGGCTGCTGCGCTTGCCAGCCCCAAGTTGGCGGATATTGCCAAAGCCTTTGCTGATCCTGGGGTCACGGCTGCTGGCTGGCTTCATTTCGTAGTGCTGGATCTCTTTGTGGGGCGCTGGGTAGCTCAAACCGCCGTCGAGAAACCGGGACTTCCCGTGCGCCACTCATTAGTTCTCTGCTTATTTGCAGGCCCGCTTGGACTGCTCAGCCACCTGATTACCCAAGCAATTTGGCAGTGGTGGCAACAACGACAAGCCACCTCAACTACAACGGCCTAG
- a CDS encoding glycosyltransferase, with translation MLSLSLVIPTFNEAENIQPLLLQLSSLLDHALPDRYELIVVDDDSPDHTWALAAELQPKLPMLTVLRRQSDRGLATAVVYGWQQAQGEILGVIDGDLQHPPETLLALLETMQAGTDLAVASRNVTGGGVSDWSLWRRFGSRGAQLLGLLVLPEVLGRVSDPMSGYFMVRRSALDLNRLQPRGYKILLEVIAKGRIRHIQEVGFVFRERSQGESKVTSREYWDYLRHLLQLRLQRWESSRFLKFIGVGATGVIVDSLVLYLLHDSSQLGLPLLLSKFIAAEVAIFNNFMLNDAWTFRDLAKGSQKRYWSRRFLKFNLICSLGIFLNLLILSLLVEGLKLHYLPSNWVAIAVVTLWNFWLNRKLTWVG, from the coding sequence GTGCTTTCTCTCTCCTTGGTCATCCCGACCTTCAATGAAGCTGAGAATATCCAGCCGCTGCTGCTACAGCTGAGTTCATTGCTCGACCACGCCCTGCCCGATCGCTACGAGCTGATTGTGGTCGATGATGATAGCCCCGATCACACTTGGGCGTTAGCGGCAGAACTCCAACCGAAGCTGCCAATGTTGACGGTATTGCGGCGGCAGAGCGATCGCGGCCTAGCAACAGCCGTCGTCTATGGCTGGCAACAGGCTCAAGGCGAAATTTTGGGCGTGATTGACGGTGACCTGCAGCATCCACCGGAAACACTCTTGGCTTTGCTCGAGACGATGCAAGCAGGAACTGACTTAGCAGTCGCCAGCCGTAATGTGACCGGCGGCGGCGTCAGTGACTGGAGTCTATGGCGTCGCTTTGGTTCACGGGGCGCTCAGTTGCTTGGTCTTTTAGTACTGCCAGAAGTCCTCGGTCGCGTCAGCGATCCGATGAGCGGTTACTTCATGGTGCGGCGATCGGCACTCGACCTCAATCGCCTCCAGCCTCGCGGCTACAAAATCCTTTTAGAAGTGATTGCCAAAGGACGCATCCGGCACATTCAGGAAGTCGGCTTTGTCTTCCGTGAGCGCAGCCAAGGCGAAAGCAAGGTGACGTCCCGAGAGTATTGGGATTACCTACGGCACTTGCTACAGTTACGACTCCAGCGCTGGGAAAGTTCGCGCTTTTTGAAATTTATCGGCGTGGGCGCAACTGGCGTTATCGTTGATAGCCTCGTACTCTATCTTCTACATGATTCCAGTCAATTAGGATTGCCGTTACTACTCAGCAAATTTATTGCAGCTGAGGTCGCTATTTTTAATAACTTTATGCTGAATGATGCTTGGACTTTTCGTGATTTAGCAAAGGGATCTCAAAAGCGCTACTGGTCTCGTCGATTCCTCAAGTTTAATTTGATTTGTTCCTTGGGAATTTTCTTAAATCTCCTGATTTTAAGCCTCTTAGTTGAAGGTCTTAAATTACACTATTTACCATCGAACTGGGTAGCGATCGCGGTTGTTACTCTCTGGAATTTCTGGCTGAATCGCAAACTTACTTGGGTTGGTTAG
- a CDS encoding alpha-ketoacid dehydrogenase subunit beta → MAETFMFNALRAAIDEEMARDPNVFVLGEDVGHYGGSYKVTKDLYKKYGDFRLLDTPIAENGFTGMAVGAAMTGLRPIVEGMNMGFLLLAFNQIANNAMLRYTSGGNFTIPIVFRGPGGVGRQLGAEHSQRLEAYFHAVPGLKIVACSTPYNAKGLLKAAIRDNNPVLFFEHVLLYNLKEDLPDEEYICPLDKAELVRPGKDVTILTYSRMRYHCLQAVKTLEKEGFDPEVIDLISLKPFDFEAIEASIRKTHRVIIVEECMKTGGIAAELSAAIMERCFDELDAPVVRLSSQDIPTPYNGKLENLTIVQPEQIAAAVKDLLTAKV, encoded by the coding sequence ATGGCCGAAACCTTCATGTTCAACGCCCTACGGGCTGCAATCGATGAAGAAATGGCACGTGACCCCAATGTTTTTGTCCTCGGCGAGGACGTGGGGCATTACGGCGGCTCCTACAAAGTCACCAAGGATCTCTACAAAAAATACGGTGACTTCCGGCTGCTCGACACCCCGATCGCCGAGAACGGCTTCACAGGGATGGCCGTCGGCGCCGCCATGACCGGTTTGCGGCCGATTGTCGAAGGCATGAATATGGGCTTTTTGCTCCTAGCCTTCAACCAGATCGCCAACAACGCGATGCTGCGCTACACTTCCGGCGGTAACTTCACCATTCCGATCGTCTTCCGCGGTCCTGGGGGTGTCGGTCGCCAGCTTGGGGCTGAACACTCCCAACGACTGGAAGCCTACTTCCATGCCGTGCCCGGGCTCAAAATCGTGGCTTGCTCAACGCCCTACAACGCCAAGGGTCTGCTGAAAGCAGCAATCCGCGACAACAACCCTGTCCTCTTCTTTGAGCACGTGCTGCTCTACAACCTCAAAGAAGACCTGCCCGACGAGGAGTACATCTGCCCGTTGGATAAGGCAGAACTGGTTCGTCCCGGCAAGGATGTCACAATCCTCACCTACTCGCGCATGCGCTACCACTGCTTGCAGGCAGTGAAGACGCTGGAGAAAGAAGGGTTTGATCCCGAAGTGATCGACCTGATTTCGCTCAAGCCCTTCGATTTTGAAGCGATCGAAGCCTCAATTCGCAAGACCCACCGCGTCATCATCGTTGAAGAGTGCATGAAAACGGGCGGGATTGCTGCTGAACTGTCCGCAGCGATTATGGAACGCTGCTTCGATGAACTCGATGCACCGGTCGTGCGTCTGTCTTCCCAAGATATTCCGACGCCCTACAACGGCAAGCTGGAAAATCTGACGATCGTTCAACCCGAACAAATTGCGGCCGCTGTCAAAGATCTGTTGACTGCCAAGGTCTAG
- the ribD gene encoding bifunctional diaminohydroxyphosphoribosylaminopyrimidine deaminase/5-amino-6-(5-phosphoribosylamino)uracil reductase RibD, which translates to MSDRDRQYMQRCLELAAQAAGQTAPNPMVGCVIAQGEEVVGEGFHPAAGQPHAEVFALRQAGDRARGATLYVNLEPCNHYGRTPPCSEAVVAAGLKRVVVGMVDPDPRVAGGGIARLQQAGIDVTVGVEQAACEQLNEAFVWRVTQRRPFGILKYAMTLDGRIAASSGHSAWVSSPESRRQVHQLRSQVDAVIVGGNTVRLDNPRLTCHDVSDRHPLRVVMSRHLDLPLEANLWQTDIAPTLVFTEETADRDRRKKLETQGVEVIARSPLTPTAVSAELFDRGLSTLLWECGGTLAAAALREGQIQKLLAFIAPKLIGGPPGYSPVGDLGLLRMDQALKVERSQWQAIGPDLCWTAYIQS; encoded by the coding sequence ATGAGTGATCGCGATCGTCAGTACATGCAGCGCTGTTTAGAGTTAGCTGCACAAGCGGCTGGGCAAACAGCACCGAATCCCATGGTCGGCTGCGTCATTGCCCAAGGCGAAGAAGTCGTGGGTGAAGGCTTCCATCCGGCCGCTGGGCAGCCCCATGCGGAAGTGTTTGCTCTGCGGCAAGCCGGCGATCGCGCCCGTGGAGCCACCCTTTACGTCAACCTTGAGCCCTGTAATCACTATGGCCGGACGCCGCCCTGTAGCGAAGCGGTGGTGGCGGCTGGTCTAAAGCGGGTCGTAGTCGGCATGGTCGACCCTGATCCCCGAGTCGCTGGGGGTGGCATTGCCCGACTTCAACAAGCGGGAATCGACGTGACGGTTGGTGTTGAACAAGCCGCCTGTGAGCAACTGAACGAAGCGTTTGTTTGGCGGGTGACTCAGCGTCGTCCCTTTGGCATTCTCAAGTACGCCATGACCCTCGACGGTCGAATTGCGGCTAGCAGCGGCCATAGCGCTTGGGTCAGCAGTCCTGAATCGCGTCGCCAAGTGCATCAACTGCGATCGCAAGTGGATGCGGTCATTGTGGGTGGCAACACAGTGCGGCTGGACAACCCTCGTCTGACTTGTCATGACGTCAGCGATCGCCATCCCCTGCGAGTAGTGATGAGTCGCCACTTAGATTTGCCGCTGGAGGCCAATCTTTGGCAGACCGATATTGCGCCCACGCTTGTTTTTACCGAAGAGACGGCCGATCGCGATCGCCGGAAGAAACTCGAAACTCAAGGGGTAGAAGTCATTGCACGATCGCCGTTAACTCCTACGGCTGTGAGTGCTGAATTATTCGATCGCGGCCTTTCGACTCTGCTCTGGGAATGTGGCGGCACTTTAGCTGCGGCTGCTCTCCGCGAAGGTCAAATTCAGAAGCTTCTAGCGTTCATTGCTCCCAAGTTGATTGGTGGCCCACCCGGTTACAGCCCAGTCGGTGATTTGGGTTTATTGCGGATGGATCAAGCCCTCAAAGTTGAGCGATCGCAGTGGCAAGCGATCGGCCCCGATCTTTGCTGGACGGCTTATATCCAGTCGTAA
- a CDS encoding nicotinate phosphoribosyltransferase — translation MDLNLLFDTDSYKVSHWLQYPADTTAIGAYLESRGGDCSHTLFFGLQYLLLRYFSKPITSTDIQEAAALFRAHGLPFNQAGWQQVCDRHGGYLPLRIRAVPEGSLVPTGHVLLTVESTDPELAWLVTWVETLLLRVWYPTTVATRSWQLRQIIQQALEQSADNPAAEIDFKLHDFGSRGVSSQESAAIGGLAHLVNFQGTDTIAALLAGQRYYDCAIAGFSIPAAEHSTITAWGQAGELDAYRNMLDRFAKPGSVVAVVSDSYDLWNAVDHLWSEDLRDRILQSGATVVIRPDSGNPEQIVPELLRRLAAKFGCDRNQKGYQVLRSVRVIQGDGVTAESLPKILQAVMAAGFSASNVAFGMGGGLLQQVNRDTQRFAYKCSWIERSGQVIPIRKQPATDLSKASKAGRLDLIRDHKGEYRTVSLLTSALDPQSCLQTVFENGAITQRQSLQEIRDRARSETT, via the coding sequence ATGGACCTCAATCTTCTGTTCGATACCGACTCATACAAAGTGAGTCACTGGCTGCAATATCCAGCTGATACCACTGCGATCGGAGCTTATTTAGAGAGCCGGGGTGGAGATTGCTCGCACACGCTCTTTTTTGGCCTGCAATATCTACTGTTGCGTTATTTCTCAAAGCCAATCACTAGCACCGACATTCAAGAAGCTGCCGCGCTATTTCGAGCACATGGCTTGCCCTTCAATCAAGCAGGCTGGCAACAAGTTTGCGATCGCCATGGCGGTTATTTACCGTTGCGAATTCGTGCCGTACCCGAAGGCAGCCTGGTTCCCACCGGCCATGTCTTGCTGACAGTGGAATCGACCGATCCTGAATTGGCTTGGTTGGTGACTTGGGTTGAGACGCTACTGTTGCGGGTTTGGTATCCGACGACTGTGGCAACGCGCAGTTGGCAGCTTCGGCAAATCATTCAGCAAGCGCTGGAGCAGTCAGCCGACAATCCAGCCGCTGAAATTGACTTCAAGTTGCATGACTTTGGTTCGCGGGGGGTCTCAAGCCAAGAGAGTGCTGCAATCGGAGGGCTAGCCCATTTAGTCAACTTTCAGGGCACCGATACGATCGCTGCTTTACTGGCAGGACAGCGCTATTACGATTGCGCGATCGCAGGCTTTTCGATTCCGGCAGCGGAGCACTCGACGATTACAGCTTGGGGGCAAGCAGGTGAGTTAGATGCTTACCGTAATATGCTCGATCGCTTTGCAAAGCCGGGATCTGTGGTTGCTGTTGTTTCGGATTCCTATGATCTCTGGAACGCCGTCGATCATCTTTGGAGTGAGGATTTACGCGATCGCATTCTGCAATCGGGCGCAACAGTGGTGATTCGGCCTGACTCAGGCAATCCAGAGCAGATTGTGCCAGAGTTACTGCGTCGTTTGGCCGCTAAGTTCGGCTGCGATCGCAATCAGAAAGGCTATCAAGTCCTGCGATCGGTGCGAGTGATTCAAGGTGATGGCGTCACAGCGGAAAGTCTGCCCAAAATTCTGCAAGCAGTTATGGCAGCAGGCTTTAGTGCCAGCAATGTAGCCTTCGGCATGGGGGGTGGGCTGTTGCAGCAGGTCAACCGTGATACCCAGCGCTTTGCCTACAAGTGCAGCTGGATCGAGCGATCGGGGCAAGTCATCCCGATTCGTAAGCAGCCAGCAACAGATCTCAGCAAAGCCAGCAAAGCAGGACGATTGGATTTAATCCGCGATCACAAGGGCGAATACCGAACAGTGTCACTCCTGACCTCGGCACTCGATCCGCAATCCTGTCTGCAAACGGTGTTTGAAAATGGTGCGATTACTCAGCGGCAAAGCTTGCAGGAGATTCGCGATCGGGCGAGGTCTGAGACCACCTAG
- a CDS encoding bifunctional aminoglycoside phosphotransferase/ATP-binding protein, with amino-acid sequence MTDAALPLLIQQMLQPEFYPHAVETPVQLYQTHCSYVLLTGPYAYKLKKPVNFGFLDYSTLEKRQHFLQEELRLNQRTAAPLYQQVLAISKTGDRYQFSEGEPAEEYALQMKQFPKGCLFSEQFEAGHLDAEVMRQLAGVVADFHARTWVDDHVRSYGQVAQIRKAFDENYQQTLSYVGGPQTQIQFEETKAFSDRFFDTQSDLFAARTAADKIRECHGDLHLGNLCRWDDQLFLFDCIEFNEPFRFVDTMYDIAFLVMDLDARGRQDLGTAFLNAYAEISGDWEGLQVLPLYLSRQAYVRAKVTSFLLDDPAIDSDRRQQAFDQAAAYYRLAHAYAQPAQQGELLLLSGLSGSGKSTLGRTIAERQRAIILRSDAVRKHLAGVPLFERGGPELYSAEMNDRTYNRLLQLGLCLARAGYRVILDAKYDRQAYRNAAITAAQSQEIPIRILHCQASESTLRQRLQARQGDIADATADLVSQQLAAWQDFSAEEQTSVQAIATEEPLAEQLDVIGL; translated from the coding sequence ATGACGGATGCTGCCCTGCCGCTTCTCATTCAGCAGATGTTGCAGCCTGAGTTTTATCCGCATGCCGTTGAAACACCTGTGCAGCTCTATCAAACGCACTGCTCCTATGTCCTGCTGACAGGGCCCTATGCCTACAAGCTCAAAAAGCCGGTTAACTTTGGCTTTTTAGACTACTCAACATTGGAAAAACGCCAGCATTTTCTGCAAGAAGAATTGCGCCTCAACCAACGGACAGCAGCACCCCTCTATCAACAGGTTCTTGCTATTTCAAAAACGGGCGATCGCTATCAGTTCTCTGAAGGCGAACCCGCTGAAGAATATGCTCTGCAAATGAAGCAGTTTCCCAAGGGTTGTCTCTTCTCTGAGCAGTTTGAAGCGGGCCATCTTGATGCTGAGGTCATGCGCCAACTGGCTGGAGTTGTCGCGGATTTTCATGCTCGAACTTGGGTAGATGACCACGTTCGTAGCTATGGGCAAGTGGCACAAATCCGTAAAGCCTTTGATGAAAACTATCAACAAACGCTGAGCTATGTTGGGGGCCCACAGACTCAAATACAGTTTGAGGAAACCAAAGCCTTTAGCGATCGCTTCTTTGACACTCAGTCTGATCTATTCGCAGCTCGGACTGCTGCAGATAAAATCCGTGAATGCCATGGCGATCTTCATCTCGGAAACCTTTGCCGATGGGATGATCAACTCTTTTTGTTTGACTGCATTGAGTTCAATGAGCCCTTCCGCTTTGTCGATACGATGTATGACATTGCGTTCTTGGTCATGGACCTCGATGCACGCGGCCGTCAGGATCTAGGAACGGCTTTTCTCAACGCCTATGCTGAGATAAGTGGCGATTGGGAAGGACTACAAGTTCTGCCGCTGTATCTGAGTCGACAAGCGTATGTCCGCGCTAAAGTCACCTCATTTTTATTAGACGATCCAGCCATTGATAGCGATCGCCGTCAGCAGGCTTTTGATCAGGCAGCTGCTTACTACCGGCTGGCCCATGCCTATGCCCAACCAGCTCAACAGGGCGAATTGCTGTTACTCAGCGGTCTTTCCGGCTCGGGTAAATCAACTCTAGGACGCACGATCGCGGAACGGCAACGGGCCATCATTTTGCGATCAGATGCGGTTCGCAAACACCTAGCAGGTGTGCCCTTGTTCGAACGGGGTGGCCCAGAACTCTATAGTGCTGAGATGAACGATCGCACCTACAATCGCCTCTTACAATTGGGTCTTTGCTTAGCTCGTGCCGGCTACCGCGTCATTCTGGATGCGAAATATGACCGTCAAGCCTATCGAAATGCTGCGATCACTGCAGCTCAATCCCAAGAGATCCCGATCCGAATTTTGCATTGCCAAGCCTCGGAATCGACGCTGCGGCAGCGATTGCAAGCCCGTCAAGGGGATATTGCTGATGCGACTGCGGATTTGGTCAGTCAGCAACTCGCAGCTTGGCAAGACTTTAGTGCCGAAGAGCAAACCTCTGTGCAAGCGATCGCGACTGAAGAGCCTCTAGCAGAACAATTAGACGTGATTGGTCTTTAA